The genomic segment ctgtcagcactgggcctgatgtgggatttgaactctcgaactgtcagatcatgacctgtgtggaagtcggaggctcaactcactgagccacccaggtgtccccatctTTCTGTTTGCAGCACTCACACCCACGCTAACCTTCCTGTGTTCCCGCAGTCCTCCGGTAACCCAGTGGGACTTGGCACAcacattttagagaaagagatacTAAGGCTCTGAGCCAAACCAGAGCCTGCACCCTTCATTCATTATTTTGACTATTGATCAagtgcccactatgtgccaggtaccaggGCTATGGCGGGGAACAAAACAGGCAGaagcccctgccctcctggagctgcaCCCTAGTGGGGAGACACTAAGCAAATAAGGAAACCACATAGTATGTCAGAAGGTTGAAGTGCTATgaacacaaaccaaaaataacaaCTGTTAGGGAAGAAGGTATAACAGTTCAGGTAAggtggtgagggaggggaggcctCACTGAAAAAgctgacatttgagcaaagacctgaaggaaggagagggaaccAGCCCTGGGGGAAGAGCTTTCCACGGGGGAAGGAAcagtcagtgcaaaggccctgaggtgggagctgTGCTGCCTCGTTAGATCGTGTGCAGGGTCTTGTGGGTCATGATGTCCTTTTACTTGAGTGGGATGGAGCCAAAGGGGGGCTCTAAGTGTGGGAGGATCATGACCTCACTCAGGTGTTCATCGGGTCCCTCTGGCTGTGTGTGGGGAACAGACTCCTGGCAAAGgtctggggagaagggagaccAGGGAGAAGGCTGCTGATTAGACAGGCCCAAGGTGGGGCCATGGGACTGAGGTGCGGTAAAGCGAGTGGGTTCAAGATCTATATGAAGTTTAAGACAACAGGACTCACTGACAGGTGGAATATGGATGTGAGTGAGAGCGTCAAGGACACGAGGCTCACGGCCTGAGCAGTGGAGGGTTGGATGTGCCGTTGATGAAGTTTTAGGGTGATGGGAGAGGGGgttggagctgatggccaaaaaagaattcttgaagacatctttggtacaaaaaggtgatttcattaaagtacagggacaggacccatgggcagttAGGCTAACTGGTTATATACCATGGacttgggggaggtaaagtcaaaagggaagtttccaaagagactttcatatgctaaggAAGACTCACCgcttactggaggcctagctattgtcaagccaaggttgtttttccctccagcaaagcattaacattaagacagtagggagttcctgaaCTTTAGGCCATTGATGGGATTGCCTCTTTCTTATAAACTGTTGGAGACTCTTCCCAGTTTAACCATttgatttttgtcctttcctgtttcGGGGTAGCCTGGAgcgtccaaggaatatcacacataccCCCCTAGCGGcaggggggggagggcaggtagGCTAGCTTGTACTCGGCCCTCGGCCTGCCCTGTGTTCCCTCATCACCATCACTTGAGATGAGAGACTGTGGGAGGGGCAGTTTCCAGGGTGAGATTAAGCGTCGCTTTAGGGTGGCCGCGGACTCCCAAACGGAGGTGCCAGGCGGACAGAAGGCTTTCCCCTTGCTCCCGCAGGCTACGGGTACACAACGCCGCTGACCGATGCGGGCAAGGCCTTTTCCATCGCCTTTGCGCTCCTGGGCGTGCCGGCCACCATGCTGCTGCTGACGTCCTCGGCCCAGCGCCTGTCGCTGCTTCTGACCCACGCACCCCTCCTCCGGCTGACCACGCGTTGGGGCTGGGACCTCCGGCAGGTGGCCTGCTGGCACCTGGTGGTCCTGCTGGGAGTCGTAGTGACCACCTGCTTCCTGGTGCCGGCTGCCATCTTCGCGCGCCTCGAGGAGGGCTGGAGCTTCCTGGACGCCTTCTACTTCTGCTTCATCTCTCTGTCCACCATCGGCCTGGGTGACTACGTGCCCGGAGAGGCCCCCGGCCAGCCCCACCGGGCCCTTTACAAGGTGCTGGTCACAGGTGAGTAGAGCGGCCGGCCGGGGACCGAGGGTGGGGCACGGCCTTGTCCCGGAGGGTCTCGGGGGGGCCCGGCCCTGTCCCGGGGGGGCCCGGCCCTGTCCCGGGGGTCTGAGTTCCCCCGCCGCCCCTCCGCCGTCTCCGCAGCCTACCTCTTCCTGGGCCTGGTCGCCATGATGCTAGTGCTGCAGACATTCCGCTACGTGTCCGACCTTCACGGCTTCACGGAGCTCGTCCTGTTGCCCAGTCCTTGTCCCGCCAGCCCCGGCGAGGATGACGACGATCGGGTGGACATCGTGGACCCGCAGCCGGAGTCGCAGCAGCAGCTGGCCGCCGGCTCCCACGCCGACTACGCCTCCATCCCCAGGTAGCCGAGGCCGGGAGGACCTGGCCCGCGGCCGAGGGGGCCACGTGACTGGTGCTGCCGTCCTGGACCGTCCGCGAGCGCGTGCCTGAGCTCTCGAGGCACTGCCACCGGCCGGCCGTCCTTTGTTTGACGTGTCCCTGTCCCAGGTTCCACCGCCACCGCCTCGttcttccccccgccccatctctcactccccaccccctgggcTCTCTGGCTTCCCTCTCACTCTCCTTGTGTCTCATTCTCTTACTGACTCCACCTGCCTCTCCCTCAGCCGCTCATCACCTGCCCCTCCtagcgggctctgggctcagacctcATTTCGGGCACTCGACTGGTCACTACACTGTGGGCAAGCGGCTGCCCTTGTCTGAGCGCGGATGTCCTCGTCTAGTCAAATGGAAACGATACGTCCACTCATCCCCAACCCCCTCCCgtgagcaggccccaggctgagcGGTGCTAGGGACACTGCAGTGGTTGAGATGGCCCCGGGCCCTCCTCTCACGGGTTCCTAGTCCAGCGAGGTAGACAGACCTGTCCCCACACAGTGACGACCCAGAATAGGCAGGACTGCGGTAGGGGGGGGCAGGGTGGCCGGCAGCGCGTTCGAGAAGGCCCGGGCAGAGCGGGCAGGGCTGAGGTGGATGGAGGAAGCACGGGGACTCTGGCCGATCCAGCCCGCAGGGTCAGGGAGATCTTTCTAGAAGAAGGGTTAACAACTCGGCCCTGAAATCTGAGGAGTAGTCAGGGGAAGAAGGTGGACCTTGTTTTATCTCAAGTGTCCCTGGCGAGCAAGACCCATGTGGCGAGCGCGGGGGTTG from the Prionailurus viverrinus isolate Anna chromosome E2, UM_Priviv_1.0, whole genome shotgun sequence genome contains:
- the KCNK6 gene encoding potassium channel subfamily K member 6 isoform X2; the protein is MRRGALLAGALAAYAVYLVLGALLVSWLERPHEARLRAELETLRAELLRRSPCVAAPALDAFVERVLAAGRLGRAALANASGPANNSDPAWDFASALFFASTLVTTVGYGYTTPLTDAGKAFSIAFALLGVPATMLLLTSSAQRLSLLLTHAPLLRLTTRWGWDLRQVACWHLVVLLGVVVTTCFLVPAAIFARLEEGWSFLDAFYFCFISLSTIGLGDYVPGEAPGQPHRALYKVLVTVLVPPAPARMTTIGWTSWTRSRSRSSSWPPAPTPTTPPSPGSRGREDLARGRGGHVTGAAVLDRPRARA
- the KCNK6 gene encoding potassium channel subfamily K member 6 isoform X1, with amino-acid sequence MRRGALLAGALAAYAVYLVLGALLVSWLERPHEARLRAELETLRAELLRRSPCVAAPALDAFVERVLAAGRLGRAALANASGPANNSDPAWDFASALFFASTLVTTVGYGYTTPLTDAGKAFSIAFALLGVPATMLLLTSSAQRLSLLLTHAPLLRLTTRWGWDLRQVACWHLVVLLGVVVTTCFLVPAAIFARLEEGWSFLDAFYFCFISLSTIGLGDYVPGEAPGQPHRALYKVLVTAYLFLGLVAMMLVLQTFRYVSDLHGFTELVLLPSPCPASPGEDDDDRVDIVDPQPESQQQLAAGSHADYASIPR